In Thioclava electrotropha, a single window of DNA contains:
- a CDS encoding carbohydrate ABC transporter permease: MRDRPLSYLLLVPAFLIVLATTLYPLAYSFVIAFREWDLTKQNRPGTFVGLDNFTYAFTEPGFLNSLWVTTIFVVTSVVLTLFIAMSLALLLRRTGRMHTFTRIILILPFAMSPALIGVSYRFMFNPEFGVIAKGLGAIFPALQGVPWLASPDLSMAILVLTDVWHWSPYMTFMCLGGLASVPRETEEAARIDGASGFRIFFGIVLPQMKGVLMVVAVLKTIFALKMFDQVVTLTGGGPGNSTETLAYFIFNVGFKWYDMGYASALAWILTGIMMLISIWYVRMLLSERKVATA; encoded by the coding sequence CTGGCGACCACGCTTTACCCGCTCGCCTATTCGTTCGTGATCGCGTTTCGGGAATGGGATCTTACAAAGCAAAACCGTCCCGGAACGTTTGTTGGTCTCGACAATTTCACCTATGCGTTTACTGAGCCGGGCTTTCTAAATTCGCTTTGGGTGACGACGATCTTCGTTGTGACAAGTGTTGTGCTAACCCTTTTCATCGCGATGTCGCTGGCGCTCCTACTGCGGCGCACGGGGCGCATGCATACCTTTACGCGCATCATCTTGATCTTACCTTTCGCAATGAGCCCAGCTCTGATCGGGGTTAGCTACCGCTTCATGTTTAATCCGGAATTTGGCGTGATTGCGAAAGGGCTGGGCGCAATTTTTCCTGCTCTTCAGGGCGTTCCGTGGCTGGCGAGCCCCGACCTCTCTATGGCTATTCTAGTACTGACGGATGTTTGGCACTGGTCCCCCTATATGACGTTTATGTGTCTGGGCGGGCTTGCCTCGGTGCCGCGAGAGACTGAAGAGGCCGCTCGCATCGACGGCGCATCGGGATTTCGAATCTTCTTTGGCATTGTGTTGCCGCAGATGAAGGGCGTGCTGATGGTTGTAGCGGTTCTCAAGACGATCTTTGCGCTCAAGATGTTCGATCAGGTGGTCACACTCACCGGCGGAGGGCCAGGCAACTCAACGGAAACGCTCGCCTATTTCATCTTCAACGTCGGCTTCAAATGGTACGACATGGGCTACGCTTCGGCGCTGGCCTGGATACTTACCGGAATCATGATGCTGATCTCGATCTGGTACGTCCGGATGCTGCTTAGCGAAAGAAAGGTAGCCACAGCATGA
- a CDS encoding carbohydrate ABC transporter permease: MKRIFLWWGERALLLLVSCIVLFPILWMFLTAFKRPRDAYSISLHFKPTLSNFVTVFSDPWNLGEMVVNSVTVAATTVLIAVPCAALAAYSFSRFRVRGRKFLFFLILSTQFIPAVVIILPFFLMFRTLGLLDTRIALIVVNLAIVTPFVIWMLKGFIDAIPTDSEEAALIDGASRFRVIRDIVLPMAAPGVLTATIFCFILTWNEFLFALILTRRNAVTLPVGLVSFRTEQGDLWNLMSAAGVMITVPIFIMALLIQKHFTRGMTAGAVK, from the coding sequence ATGAAGCGTATATTTCTTTGGTGGGGCGAGCGCGCGCTGCTCCTTTTGGTCTCGTGTATTGTGCTGTTTCCAATCCTTTGGATGTTCCTGACCGCGTTTAAACGGCCGAGGGACGCCTATTCGATCTCTCTCCACTTCAAGCCGACGCTGTCGAATTTCGTCACGGTGTTCTCGGATCCCTGGAACCTCGGAGAAATGGTGGTCAACTCGGTGACGGTCGCGGCAACGACTGTCTTGATCGCTGTACCCTGCGCGGCGCTTGCAGCATATTCGTTTTCCCGCTTCAGGGTGCGGGGTCGCAAGTTTCTCTTCTTTCTGATCCTGTCGACCCAATTCATTCCGGCCGTCGTTATCATTCTGCCCTTCTTTTTGATGTTTCGCACGCTCGGGCTTCTGGACACCCGCATTGCTCTGATCGTTGTCAACCTCGCGATTGTTACGCCCTTCGTCATCTGGATGCTCAAGGGGTTCATCGACGCGATCCCTACAGATAGCGAGGAGGCCGCACTGATTGACGGAGCCTCGCGGTTTCGTGTGATACGCGACATCGTGTTGCCAATGGCGGCACCGGGCGTACTGACCGCGACGATTTTCTGCTTCATTCTAACCTGGAACGAATTCCTTTTCGCTCTGATCCTGACACGTCGCAATGCTGTGACGTTGCCAGTAGGGCTTGTAAGTTTTCGTACGGAGCAGGGTGATCTTTGGAATTTGATGAGCGCTGCAGGCGTCATGATCACGGTGCCGATTTTTATCATGGCTCTTCTTATCCAGAAACACTTCACGCGCGGGATGACCGCAGGCGCAGTCAAATAA
- a CDS encoding ABC transporter ATP-binding protein, protein MAEVKLVDVEKRYGSFLAVPKQSLTIEEGEFLVLLGPSGCGKTTTMRMIAGLEEITAGDLMIGGERVNDKPPKDRDIAMVFQNYGLYPHMTVAENIGYPLKLRGFNRQAREARVAETAEKVELGKLLKRRPSELSGGQRQRVALARAIVRTPKLFLMDEPLSNLDAKLRVTMRAELKHLHHELGVTTVYVTHDQMEAMTLASRVAVMRKGRIVQLDTPKMIYSEPANLFVASFIGSPPMNLIDGVISQGTFTAPGVNLPVSAADRGNVVLGIRPEELDLVPADGEGPFSGLLYALELTGESTLVTLREGTTVVCARGGADFDAPIGTRCALVPKAGARLHLFDKDSGERV, encoded by the coding sequence ATGGCCGAAGTAAAGCTTGTCGATGTTGAGAAAAGGTATGGCAGCTTTCTTGCTGTTCCAAAACAAAGCCTGACAATCGAGGAGGGGGAGTTCCTAGTGCTCCTCGGTCCCTCGGGCTGCGGTAAGACCACTACGATGCGTATGATCGCAGGTCTTGAAGAAATCACAGCAGGCGATCTCATGATCGGCGGAGAGCGCGTCAATGACAAGCCGCCGAAAGATCGCGACATTGCGATGGTATTCCAAAATTATGGGCTTTATCCGCACATGACGGTGGCCGAGAATATTGGCTATCCATTAAAACTACGTGGTTTCAACCGGCAAGCTCGAGAGGCTCGTGTCGCGGAAACTGCCGAAAAGGTGGAGCTGGGTAAACTGCTCAAGCGGCGTCCCTCGGAACTTTCAGGAGGGCAGCGTCAGCGAGTTGCCTTGGCGCGCGCTATTGTTCGAACGCCTAAATTGTTTCTGATGGATGAGCCGCTTTCGAACCTCGATGCCAAACTGCGCGTGACGATGCGCGCCGAATTGAAACATCTCCATCACGAGTTGGGCGTCACCACAGTCTACGTTACGCATGACCAGATGGAGGCGATGACGCTGGCAAGTCGGGTTGCAGTTATGCGCAAGGGCCGGATCGTGCAGCTCGACACGCCCAAGATGATCTACTCCGAACCTGCCAATCTGTTTGTCGCCAGCTTCATCGGTTCGCCGCCGATGAACCTTATCGACGGCGTCATCTCGCAGGGCACTTTCACGGCTCCGGGCGTTAACCTGCCTGTTTCAGCGGCTGATCGTGGCAATGTGGTCTTGGGAATCCGACCCGAAGAATTGGATCTTGTTCCAGCGGACGGGGAGGGGCCGTTTTCGGGCCTCCTATACGCGTTGGAGCTGACAGGAGAGTCAACATTGGTAACGCTGCGCGAGGGCACGACAGTCGTTTGTGCCCGCGGCGGGGCCGATTTTGACGCACCGATCGGTACGCGTTGCGCGCTGGTCCCGAAGGCGGGTGCGCGGCTCCATCTTTTCGACAAGGACAGCGGCGAGCGAGTCTGA
- a CDS encoding cupin domain-containing protein produces the protein MTNLTQKDADARIIKNSDYVSCTVAFIDCKKPGSHLKENYSIIGPGVTSSDEQVVNLPEPHGFNIGAAAMPNGITNNLHIHFTAEVFIVQKGEWTFRWGSNGENEIVGREGDIVSVPTWIFRGFTNTGPDDGWLFTALGGDNTGGVIFHPEIINEAADYGLYISSDNTLIDTTRGDTMPDESGRIAPMPAADVDQLREVSPEEMRKRVVTHADRDFRPAFIDARLPGCGAEIAPVIGFGLTQNREHMSPIANPHGFSIEWLRLGVRTHVSRFTLSDKMVLIVRSGKIRLTFNEGGDVAVDLAERDTYSIPAGTVRAIEALGDAPAEALIVISGDHRKRPEFEPDVIDAARAMGFALDAGGYVAKAALLPSYKRAS, from the coding sequence ATGACGAATCTGACCCAGAAAGACGCAGATGCGCGCATAATCAAGAATTCTGATTATGTTTCTTGCACCGTGGCTTTTATCGACTGCAAGAAGCCCGGATCTCACCTAAAGGAAAACTACTCTATCATCGGTCCTGGCGTGACCTCTTCCGATGAACAGGTGGTAAACCTTCCCGAGCCGCACGGCTTCAATATCGGCGCAGCCGCTATGCCCAACGGTATCACCAACAATCTGCATATCCATTTCACCGCCGAAGTCTTCATCGTTCAGAAAGGTGAGTGGACCTTCCGTTGGGGTTCGAACGGCGAAAATGAAATTGTCGGACGTGAAGGCGATATTGTGTCAGTTCCGACATGGATCTTCCGTGGATTTACCAATACCGGCCCCGATGACGGCTGGCTTTTCACGGCGCTTGGCGGAGATAATACTGGCGGCGTTATTTTCCACCCCGAGATCATCAATGAAGCTGCAGATTACGGGCTCTACATCTCAAGCGATAACACGCTTATAGATACCACGCGAGGCGATACCATGCCCGATGAGAGCGGTCGTATTGCGCCAATGCCAGCCGCCGATGTCGACCAGCTGCGCGAGGTCTCCCCCGAGGAGATGCGCAAGCGCGTAGTCACGCATGCTGATCGAGATTTTCGCCCCGCCTTTATCGACGCCAGGCTGCCAGGTTGTGGTGCTGAAATTGCTCCGGTCATTGGTTTCGGCCTGACCCAAAACCGCGAGCATATGTCACCGATTGCTAACCCGCATGGGTTCTCCATCGAATGGCTGCGTCTTGGAGTGCGCACGCATGTCAGTCGTTTCACCCTGAGTGACAAGATGGTGCTGATCGTTCGTTCCGGGAAGATTCGCTTAACTTTTAACGAGGGAGGGGACGTTGCCGTCGATCTGGCTGAGCGTGATACCTACTCGATTCCAGCGGGCACTGTTCGTGCTATTGAGGCGCTTGGCGACGCCCCCGCCGAAGCGCTGATTGTGATCTCGGGGGACCATCGCAAGCGTCCCGAATTCGAGCCAGACGTGATTGATGCTGCGCGCGCTATGGGTTTTGCGCTTGATGCCGGTGGTTACGTCGCAAAGGCAGCTTTGCTGCCGAGCTACAAGCGAGCAAGTTGA